One genomic segment of SAR324 cluster bacterium includes these proteins:
- a CDS encoding aminotransferase class V-fold PLP-dependent enzyme gives MSLLQNLKATIAQANPKPLTDLLQHLDKLPFLPEIEKYLKKFPLVNDLLEKQYTQIMKDLEQSSKPYRNDFATHTCIPKKGINRDAVLQDMRAMRDLEISRWKDGYVSGAVYHGDEQHIDFLNQVYALHSQSNPLHSDLWPSITKFEAEIVAMTAHMLGSSQNSPAKDVCGVVTSGGTESILLAMKTYRDHARETRGILKPEMVVPVTVHAAFDKASQYFNIKMVRVPVGRDYRTNIRAAKKAVNSNTIVMVGSSPSFPHGVIDPIEELSTFALEKGIGFHTDACLGGFLLPWAEKLGYAVPPFDFRLPGVTSISADTHKFGYAAKGTSVILYRTPELRHYQYYTVADWPGGMYFSPTFAGSRPGALIAACWAAMVSMGEQGYMDAAGKILKTADTIKREIRNIPELHLLGDPLWVISFASKTLDIYRIMDYMTQKHWNLNGLHKPSAVHLCVTLRHTQTGVAERFIQDLKEAVAYVRLQPKTRGGMAPVYGLAATLPAKGVIGDMLKRYMDVLYKA, from the coding sequence ATGAGCCTGCTACAAAATCTGAAAGCCACCATTGCCCAAGCCAATCCCAAACCGTTGACTGACCTGCTTCAGCATCTGGACAAACTCCCGTTTTTGCCGGAAATCGAGAAATATCTGAAAAAATTTCCCCTGGTGAATGATTTGCTGGAAAAACAATACACACAGATTATGAAAGATCTGGAACAGTCCAGCAAACCCTACCGCAACGATTTTGCCACCCACACCTGTATTCCGAAAAAGGGAATCAACCGGGACGCTGTTTTGCAGGATATGCGAGCCATGCGTGATCTTGAAATTTCGCGCTGGAAAGACGGTTATGTGTCAGGTGCGGTTTATCATGGCGATGAACAGCACATTGATTTTCTGAATCAGGTGTATGCGCTCCATTCCCAAAGCAATCCGCTTCATTCCGATTTATGGCCCAGCATCACCAAGTTTGAAGCTGAAATTGTCGCCATGACCGCTCACATGCTGGGATCTTCGCAAAACAGTCCTGCGAAGGATGTTTGTGGAGTAGTGACCTCCGGTGGAACAGAAAGCATCTTGCTGGCCATGAAAACCTATCGTGATCACGCACGGGAAACACGAGGTATCCTTAAACCTGAAATGGTGGTTCCAGTCACCGTTCATGCGGCCTTCGACAAAGCCTCACAGTATTTCAACATCAAGATGGTTCGCGTCCCTGTTGGACGGGATTATCGCACAAATATCCGTGCCGCAAAAAAAGCGGTCAACAGCAACACGATTGTCATGGTTGGTTCGTCACCCTCGTTTCCGCATGGAGTGATCGACCCGATTGAAGAACTTTCCACGTTTGCCCTGGAAAAAGGAATTGGATTTCATACAGATGCCTGTCTGGGAGGATTTCTGCTACCGTGGGCTGAAAAACTGGGTTATGCGGTGCCGCCCTTTGATTTCAGACTTCCCGGTGTGACTTCCATTTCAGCGGATACCCATAAATTTGGTTATGCGGCCAAAGGAACCTCGGTGATTCTTTACCGAACGCCAGAACTCAGACATTATCAATATTACACGGTGGCCGACTGGCCGGGAGGCATGTATTTTTCCCCCACGTTTGCCGGTAGTCGTCCCGGCGCGCTGATCGCGGCATGTTGGGCCGCAATGGTCTCTATGGGGGAACAGGGCTATATGGATGCCGCCGGAAAAATATTAAAAACCGCGGATACCATCAAACGTGAAATTCGAAACATTCCCGAACTGCATCTTTTGGGGGATCCGTTGTGGGTGATTTCGTTTGCCTCCAAAACCCTGGATATTTACAGAATCATGGATTACATGACCCAGAAACACTGGAACCTGAATGGCTTGCACAAGCCCTCTGCCGTGCATCTGTGCGTCACGCTCCGACATACCCAGACAGGTGTGGCAGAACGGTTTATCCAGGATCTTAAAGAAGCGGTGGCTTATGTGAGGCTCCAACCCAAAACCCGTGGCGGCATGGCACCCGTTTATGGACTGGCGGCCACACTTCCTGCCAAGGGCGTGATTGGGGACATGCTCAAACGTTATATGGATGTCTTGTATAAAGCCTGA
- a CDS encoding purine-binding chemotaxis protein CheW, whose translation MSAEAMGATNHLLENLRGKYLMFCTGNHEYGLGVRQVREIIGGMLPVTPIPRTRNYVKGIINLRGKIIPVIDLRLRLGLPGIPYHERTCIIISEIIADNSRILAGIIVEQVKEVLFLTENMLERTPAMESSHSWILCLAKINGQLKTLIDIDHLINAEELVPFSETEDSAK comes from the coding sequence ATGTCTGCTGAAGCAATGGGCGCCACCAACCATCTTTTGGAAAATTTGCGGGGAAAATACCTCATGTTTTGTACGGGTAATCATGAATATGGTCTCGGAGTGCGACAGGTTAGAGAAATTATCGGGGGGATGTTGCCTGTAACGCCTATTCCCAGAACCAGGAATTATGTGAAGGGAATCATTAATTTGCGAGGAAAGATTATTCCTGTGATTGATCTGAGATTGAGACTGGGCCTGCCCGGGATTCCCTACCATGAACGAACCTGCATCATTATTTCTGAGATTATCGCGGATAATTCCAGAATTCTTGCCGGGATCATTGTGGAGCAGGTGAAAGAAGTGTTGTTTCTGACTGAAAACATGCTGGAACGGACGCCTGCAATGGAATCCAGTCATTCGTGGATTTTATGTCTGGCAAAAATCAATGGTCAGCTAAAAACGCTGATTGACATTGATCATCTGATCAATGCTGAAGAGCTGGTTCCATTTTCTGAAACCGAAGATTCTGCTAAATGA
- a CDS encoding chemotaxis protein CheA, with protein MNSNIPGIHASEELLRELGMDPQELKKEMEAGAETQAEALPMEHTEESVVPETTATAESSGNLVLDEMFLLEFLQETRENIAESEVVIMELQADEDNADHINKLFRTFHSVKGVSAFLNLNTISGFCHKTENVMDDVRSGKLPVTEELKAFILSAIDLLKALLADCEVSKKDHVPSTLSGQYKNVINAIEHFRNNKPQAQQPPAEESVAKEPVAEEPVESSATPPPSSPKEVPKKTQTTMAATGGVIKVDTGKLDELINIVGELLIAQNMVLQDQTLQNNTSHSLQKKLTQLRRTTTTLQNTAMKMRMLPISATFRKMYRVVWDTANKTGKKIELDLIGEETEIDRMMVDTLHDPLVHMIRNSCDHGIELPEERLAAGKPETGRIRLEARHQGGSILIEIADDGRGIPADKIRNKARQKGLMTAHQELSDSQIIQFIFHPGFSTAEKVTDVSGRGVGMDVVKQTIDSLRGKVDIVSTPGQGSRFTIRLPLTLAIIDGMILGVGNDMYIIPTLAVRETLQPTEAMCQSIQGYGEALFLRNQILPLIRVADQLEMNQPRKPLTECIVVIVEYGTQKCGLVADQIHGRQEVVIKNLGEKFKNLKEIAGCTILSDGTAALILDVSHLTSLVHQRIEKSA; from the coding sequence ATGAACTCAAACATTCCGGGAATCCATGCTTCTGAAGAATTGCTCAGGGAGCTTGGAATGGACCCTCAAGAATTGAAAAAAGAAATGGAGGCTGGAGCTGAAACCCAAGCGGAGGCTCTTCCCATGGAGCACACTGAGGAATCCGTTGTGCCGGAAACCACGGCCACCGCGGAATCATCCGGAAATCTGGTGCTGGATGAGATGTTTCTGCTGGAATTCCTGCAGGAAACCCGTGAGAACATTGCGGAATCAGAAGTTGTCATCATGGAATTGCAAGCTGATGAAGACAACGCTGATCACATCAACAAACTGTTCCGAACATTCCACTCTGTGAAAGGCGTTTCAGCATTTCTGAATCTCAACACGATTTCCGGATTTTGCCATAAAACAGAAAATGTGATGGATGATGTCCGCTCAGGAAAACTTCCTGTGACAGAAGAACTGAAAGCTTTTATTCTGTCCGCGATTGACCTGCTGAAAGCCTTGCTGGCGGATTGTGAGGTTTCCAAAAAAGACCATGTGCCGTCAACGTTATCCGGTCAATATAAAAACGTGATCAATGCCATTGAACATTTTAGAAACAATAAACCTCAAGCCCAGCAACCTCCTGCAGAAGAATCTGTTGCAAAAGAACCTGTAGCTGAAGAACCTGTTGAATCCAGTGCCACACCGCCACCCTCGTCTCCCAAAGAAGTTCCAAAAAAAACACAGACCACTATGGCGGCCACCGGAGGCGTCATTAAAGTGGACACGGGCAAACTGGATGAACTGATCAATATTGTGGGCGAGTTGTTGATTGCGCAAAATATGGTTTTGCAGGACCAGACCCTCCAGAATAATACAAGCCATAGCTTGCAAAAGAAGCTGACACAACTCAGGCGCACCACGACAACATTGCAGAATACCGCCATGAAAATGCGGATGCTGCCGATCTCTGCCACCTTTCGAAAAATGTATCGTGTGGTCTGGGATACCGCGAACAAAACCGGGAAAAAAATTGAACTGGACCTGATTGGCGAAGAAACAGAAATCGACCGTATGATGGTGGACACCCTGCATGATCCGTTGGTGCACATGATCCGGAATTCCTGCGATCATGGCATTGAACTCCCTGAAGAACGGCTGGCCGCCGGCAAACCCGAAACGGGTCGAATCCGTCTGGAAGCACGGCACCAGGGCGGTAGCATTCTGATTGAGATCGCGGATGACGGACGAGGGATTCCCGCGGATAAGATCAGGAATAAAGCGCGCCAGAAAGGACTTATGACGGCACACCAGGAACTCAGTGACAGTCAGATCATTCAGTTCATCTTTCATCCCGGCTTTTCCACCGCGGAAAAAGTAACGGATGTTTCAGGGCGGGGTGTCGGAATGGATGTGGTCAAACAAACCATTGATTCCCTGCGAGGCAAAGTTGATATTGTCTCAACACCGGGGCAAGGTTCCCGCTTCACGATACGCCTTCCGCTGACACTGGCAATCATTGACGGAATGATCCTTGGCGTAGGAAATGACATGTATATTATCCCCACCCTGGCGGTGCGCGAGACGTTGCAACCGACAGAAGCGATGTGTCAGTCCATCCAGGGCTATGGCGAAGCTTTGTTCTTGAGAAACCAGATTCTGCCGTTGATCCGGGTTGCGGACCAACTGGAAATGAACCAACCGCGAAAACCGTTGACAGAATGTATTGTCGTGATTGTCGAATATGGAACCCAGAAATGCGGACTGGTCGCGGATCAGATCCATGGACGACAGGAAGTTGTGATCAAAAATTTGGGAGAGAAATTTAAAAACCTGAAAGAAATCGCAGGTTGTACCATCCTTTCCGATGGAACAGCCGCCTTGATTCTGGATGTCAGCCATTTGACCTCACTTGTGCATCAACGTATTGAAAAAAGTGCTTAA
- the aroC gene encoding chorismate synthase, with protein MGDSFGHLFRITTWGESHGGGVGVVIDGCPAGLDLSVADIQHDLDRRKPGQSKITTQRKEQDQAAILSGVFEGKTLGTAISIAVMNEDARPGAYDEMKDLFRPSHADYTFEQKYGLRNWQGGGRSSARETIGRVAAGAIAKKILHQCCGLQTLAWVQQIFDIKANIDPSRVTFEQIEGNPVRCPDQEAASLMYECIDHARMSGDSVGGVIGAVVRNVPAGLGEPVFDKLTADLAKAIMSIPATRGIEFGLGFDSVFLKGSEHNDAFIMRDSQIHTRTNNSGGIQGGISNGEEIYLRVAFKPTATINFEQDTVTREGIPVKLKAKGRHDPCVLPRAVPIVEAMINLVLVDHFLRNLSKKNQNLSI; from the coding sequence ATGGGCGACAGTTTTGGACATTTATTTCGGATTACAACCTGGGGGGAATCCCATGGAGGTGGTGTCGGTGTAGTGATTGATGGATGCCCGGCAGGACTGGACTTATCAGTAGCGGACATACAGCATGACCTGGATCGCAGGAAACCGGGACAGAGCAAAATCACGACACAACGCAAGGAACAGGATCAAGCCGCGATTTTATCTGGAGTTTTTGAAGGGAAAACCCTGGGAACCGCGATTTCAATCGCTGTCATGAACGAAGACGCCCGCCCCGGTGCCTATGATGAAATGAAAGATCTGTTTCGTCCCAGTCATGCGGATTATACCTTTGAACAAAAATATGGTTTGCGCAACTGGCAGGGTGGCGGGCGTTCCAGCGCTCGTGAAACCATTGGACGTGTGGCGGCCGGTGCTATCGCGAAAAAAATTCTTCACCAGTGTTGCGGTCTGCAAACGTTGGCCTGGGTACAACAAATATTTGATATCAAAGCCAACATTGATCCGTCACGGGTTACGTTTGAACAGATCGAAGGGAATCCGGTACGCTGTCCGGATCAGGAAGCCGCTTCGTTGATGTATGAATGCATTGATCATGCGCGGATGTCCGGTGACAGTGTCGGCGGAGTCATTGGCGCAGTGGTGCGCAATGTTCCCGCTGGACTCGGCGAACCTGTGTTTGACAAATTGACTGCCGATCTGGCCAAAGCGATTATGTCCATTCCGGCAACCCGGGGGATTGAGTTTGGCTTGGGTTTTGATTCAGTTTTTCTCAAGGGCTCAGAACACAATGACGCGTTTATCATGCGTGACAGTCAGATTCATACCCGCACCAACAATTCCGGTGGAATTCAAGGTGGCATTTCCAACGGTGAAGAAATTTATTTGCGTGTCGCGTTCAAACCCACCGCAACCATCAACTTCGAGCAGGATACCGTCACCCGAGAGGGTATTCCCGTCAAACTCAAGGCCAAGGGGAGACATGATCCCTGTGTCCTTCCCCGCGCTGTTCCCATTGTGGAAGCCATGATCAACCTTGTGCTGGTCGATCATTTTTTAAGAAACCTCAGTAAAAAAAATCAGAACCTTTCCATTTGA
- a CDS encoding FGGY-family carbohydrate kinase, with translation MSFVDPEQVNVTTEQTRYILAIDLGTSGPKVALVSVQGQVLDCLVEKTPLELFPGGGAEQAPEDWWNAIARGVKKLLAKTRIPPEQIIAVSNTTQWSGTVAVDRQGKPLMNAIIWMDSRGAKYLKRITGGILNYDGYDLKKLFKWLRKTGGLPSQSGKDPVAHILFIKHELPQIYQNTYKFLEPKDYLNLKFTGKFAAGMDSIVLHWLTDNRDIQNLRYDQELIRMSTIDPDKLPPLKKSTDTLGRILPEIARELGLSEDTVVVMGTPDIQSATIGSGAVRDYEAHLYIGTSSWLTCHVPFKKTDILLNMASIPSALPNKYFVANEQECAGVCLTYLKDNLFARKDELNTNPKTRNVYEIFNQMAEKVPPGSNKVIFTPWLYGERTPVEDHTIRGGFHNLSLHTTRDHMIRAVFEGVALNSRWLLQSVEKFVKRPFPQITMIGGGAISDLWCQIHADILNRPIRQVKNPIETNVRGAAMLASLSLGLITVDQIAEQVPIANTWNPRPEHRALYDELFESFLEIYHQNRRIHARLNRQK, from the coding sequence ATGAGTTTTGTTGATCCTGAACAGGTGAACGTGACAACTGAACAAACAAGATACATCCTGGCCATTGACCTGGGTACCTCCGGCCCCAAAGTCGCGCTGGTCTCCGTTCAAGGACAGGTGCTGGACTGTTTGGTTGAAAAAACGCCGCTGGAACTGTTTCCCGGAGGTGGTGCGGAACAAGCACCCGAGGACTGGTGGAATGCCATTGCCCGGGGAGTGAAAAAACTTCTCGCTAAAACCCGGATTCCGCCAGAGCAGATCATCGCGGTGAGCAACACGACCCAGTGGTCGGGTACTGTCGCGGTGGACCGCCAGGGAAAACCATTGATGAATGCCATCATCTGGATGGATTCCCGTGGTGCCAAATATCTGAAAAGAATAACCGGTGGCATACTGAACTATGACGGTTATGATCTCAAAAAGCTGTTCAAATGGTTGAGGAAAACCGGCGGGCTCCCTTCACAGTCGGGCAAAGACCCCGTTGCGCATATCCTGTTCATCAAGCATGAACTTCCTCAAATTTATCAAAATACCTATAAATTTCTGGAACCCAAAGATTATCTGAATCTGAAATTCACCGGAAAATTTGCCGCCGGGATGGACTCCATTGTATTGCACTGGCTTACAGACAACCGGGATATTCAGAACCTGCGCTATGATCAGGAACTCATCCGCATGTCCACCATTGATCCGGACAAATTGCCTCCCTTGAAAAAAAGCACTGATACGCTGGGCCGGATTCTGCCCGAAATTGCCAGAGAACTGGGTTTGTCTGAAGACACGGTGGTTGTGATGGGAACGCCGGATATCCAGTCCGCCACGATCGGTTCCGGTGCCGTCAGGGATTATGAAGCGCATCTTTATATTGGAACATCTTCCTGGTTGACGTGCCATGTTCCCTTTAAAAAAACGGATATTCTCCTCAACATGGCCAGCATTCCCTCGGCGTTGCCCAATAAATATTTTGTGGCCAACGAACAGGAATGTGCCGGCGTCTGCCTGACCTATCTCAAGGACAATCTGTTTGCCCGCAAAGATGAACTCAATACCAATCCCAAAACGCGAAATGTGTATGAAATTTTTAATCAAATGGCAGAAAAAGTTCCTCCCGGCAGCAACAAGGTCATCTTCACCCCCTGGCTTTATGGAGAACGAACCCCGGTGGAAGATCATACCATACGTGGCGGATTTCATAACCTTTCCCTCCATACAACCCGGGATCACATGATTCGTGCGGTATTTGAAGGTGTCGCGCTGAACTCACGCTGGCTGTTGCAATCCGTAGAAAAATTTGTCAAACGGCCCTTTCCCCAAATCACCATGATTGGCGGAGGTGCCATTTCTGATCTGTGGTGCCAGATTCACGCGGATATTCTGAACCGGCCGATCCGTCAGGTAAAAAATCCGATCGAAACCAATGTCCGGGGTGCGGCCATGCTGGCTTCACTGTCGCTTGGACTGATCACTGTGGACCAAATCGCCGAACAGGTTCCCATCGCGAATACCTGGAATCCCCGACCGGAACATAGAGCCTTGTATGATGAACTGTTTGAAAGTTTTCTGGAAATCTATCACCAGAACCGCCGCATCCATGCCCGGCTGAACCGTCAAAAATAG